A window of the Pseudoliparis swirei isolate HS2019 ecotype Mariana Trench chromosome 13, NWPU_hadal_v1, whole genome shotgun sequence genome harbors these coding sequences:
- the LOC130204091 gene encoding elongin-B-like codes for MDVFLMIRRHKTTIFTDAKESTTVYELKRIVEGILKRPPEDQRLYKDDQSLEDSKTLGDCGFTNQTARPQAPGTVGLAFRVNDEMFEQLHIEAFSSPPDLPDVMKPQDSGSTGNEHAVQ; via the exons ATG GACGTGTTCTTAATGATCAGGCGTCACAAGACCACGATCTTTACAGATGCCAAGGAGTCTACCACTGTCTATGAGCTGAAGCGTATTGTTGAAGGTATTCTTAAGAGACCACCTGAAGACCAGAGGCTGTACAAA GATGACCAGTCGCTAGAGGACAGCAAAACTCTTGGAGACTGTGGCTTCACCAACCAGACTGCCAGACCTCAAGCTCCGGGTACAGTTGGTCTGGCCTTCCGCGTAAATG ATGAGATGTTCGAACAGCTCCACATCGAGGCCTTCTCCAGCCCCCCAGATCTCCCCGATGTGATGAAGCCTCAGGACTCCGGTAGCACTGGCAACGAGCACGCCGTGCAGTGA
- the pkmyt1 gene encoding membrane-associated tyrosine- and threonine-specific cdc2-inhibitory kinase, giving the protein MSAIVETTGSRVPLPLPTHFSNAEQSFSLKKRRFPFSSSSSSNSFYSSPARLSHSLPPLPPSKGCPPLSRMFPQHPSRWTPLSCSLSKSPPPNSVYDPSKQQSYFSQCYTNLGLLGRGSYGEVYKVESNKDGRQYAVKRSAHRFRGNSDRNRSVREARNHERLCPHPHILNFVAAWEECGRLYIQTELCSTSLLLHAENKPPGPDEPAAWAYLCDLLSALQHLHSRGFVHLDLKPANVLMTDSGRLKLGDFGQLFELKQKSAESGEGKVKDDVQEGDPRYMAPELLRGQYGPAADVFSLGVSILELACNMEVPNGGEGWQQLRQGCLPSEFTSGLSTELQTVLRMMLAPEPSERPKVSELLALPAIRKHRWKRRIYLLVTETTLTLVSFCQVVVCFGRRLLSALHILPHWNKPSPCTPPQGSWDRDLTLPLSAMHADSGSPEDDALFMLDPTDPEHSPTFSHRVKSRLSVDSTSTPLPGSPKHNRRSPAHTRSYSNLGDWSSCNLAQTPSSIHSNGSCHTLTPSASPIHAELHVDRMNEDSTRSSSTKSSQRGGRNWFRTEEALPRPNFEPKNLLGLFEDTTVEGQP; this is encoded by the exons ATGTCAGCCATCGTGGAAACTACAGGGTCCAGAGTACCTCTCCCTCTTCCGACCCACTTCTCCAATGCGGAACAGTCCTTCTCCCTTAAAAAGCGCCGTTTCCCTTTttcctcgtcttcttcgtcCAACTCGTTCTACTCTTCCCCGGCCCGGCTCTCGCATTCTCTACCCCCGCTGCCACCCTCCAAGGGATGTCCCCCTCTGAGCCGGATGTTTCCCCAGCATCCATCCCGCTGGACTCCCCTGTCGTGTTCCCTCAGTAAGTCTCCCCCTCCGAATTCTGTGTATGATCCCAGCAAACAGCAGTCCTATTTCAGTCAGTGCTACACTAACTTGGGACTGCTCGGAAGAGGATCCTACGGAGAGGTCTACAAG GTGGAGAGCAACAAAGATGGCCGTCAGTATGCAGTCAAGCGCTCCGCTCATCGCTTCAGGGGCAACAGTGACAGGAACCGGAGCGTGAGGGAAGCCAGGAACCACGAGCGCCTCTGTCCTCACCCTCACATCCTGAATTTCGTGGCAGCCTGGGAGGAGTGTGGCCGGCTGTACATCCAGACGGAGCTGTGCAGCACCAGCTTGCTGCTCCATGCTGAGAACAAGCCTCCTGGCCCAG ATGAGCCGGCAGCCTGGGCCTACCTGTGCGACCTCCTCTCAGCATTGCAACACTTGCACTCTCGTGGTTTTGTGCATCTGGACCTGAAGCCTGCAAATGTTCTTATGACTGACTCCGGCCGCCTTAAGCTGGGGGACTTCGGGCAGCTGTTTGAGCTCAAACAGAAGAGTGCAGAGTCTGGAGAGGGGAAAGTGAAAGACGACGTCCAGGAGGGAGATCCCCGGTACATGGCCCCCGAGCTGCTCCGTGGGCAGTATGGACCTGCTGCAGATGTTTTCAG TTTGGGTGTGTCTATTCTGGAGCTCGCCTGTAATATGGAGGTTCCAAACGGCGGAGAGGGCTGGCAACAGCTCCGACAAGGCTGCCTCCCCTCAGAGTTTACCAGCG GCCTTTCAACTGAGCTTCAGACAGTATTGCGGATGATGCTGGCGCCAGAACCATCTGAGAGGCCAAAGGTCTCTGAGCTTCTCGCTCTCCCCGCTATAAGGAAACACCGGTGGAAGAGGCGCATCTATCTTTTGGTCACCGAGACCACGTTGACACTGGTGTCCTTCTGTCAG GTGGTCGTGTGCTTCGGGCGAAGACTCCTGTCCGCCCTTCACATTCTCCCTCACTGGAACAAGCCATCGCCGTGCACTCCTCCTCAGGGGAGCTGGGACAGGGATTTAACGCTGCCCCTCAGTGCCATGCATGCTGACTCAGGGAGCCCAGAGGATGATGCTCTGTTTATGTTGGACCCCACAGACCCAGAGCATTCCCCCACCTTCTCACACAG GGTTAAATCTAGACTGTCGGTGGACAGCACATCCACTCCTCTACCAGGATCCCCAAAACACAATCGGCGAAGTCCAGCCCACACAAGAAGTTACTCTAATCTGGGTGATTGGTCCTCCTGTAATTTAGCGCAAACCCCTTCCAGCATCCACTCAAATGGTTCCTGCCACACACTGACGCCCAGTGCGAGCCCCATACATGCAGAGCTTCATGTGGATCGCATGAATGAAGACTCCACGCGTTCATCGTCCACCAAGTCCTCGCAGCGAGGCGGTCGCAACTGGTTCCGAACCGAGGAGGCCTTACCCCGACCCAACTTTGAACCAAAGAACCTGCTCGGTCTGTTTGAGGACACGACCGTCGAGGGACAGCCGTGA
- the LOC130204079 gene encoding zinc finger protein 16-like, translating to MSKIERLNARVEKLLSKALQEVLEVVKETVSEYQEKTTRTQRENQSLKRRVQELQLKLQLGNNRVLAQTYPASSQQDDAAQHQVEQTHEEEEAADICPSYSFEDVDCDATVTSAATSGLPPTTAPHLGQLTALKVETETGLPISDHVGPFSSGSLSGHEHHMKAEPQSEDDAVTRTAHYFYDDIGAASSRALNRAAPAARSGLYSESGLVFRLSEEPLTQKHNNNNNAHCVGAEQPNGANHAKEGASPGSRAFPRNVRKHYCCSLCGRTFRHAGDYKKHSRVHTGEKPYCCSVCGKRFSQSGYLTVHLRYHTGEKPFGCSHCGKSFSHSSNMKKHQQTHL from the exons ATGTCCAAAATTGAACGTCTGAATGCCCGAGTGGAGAAGCTGCTGTCTAAGGCTCTGCAGGAGGTTCTGGAGGTGGTGAAAGAGACTGTGTCCGAGTACCAGGAGAAAACCacgagaacacagagagagaaccagagtCTGAAGAGGAGGGTGCAGGAGCTGCAGCTGAAGTTACAGCTGGGAAACAATA GAGTTCTTGCACAAACGTACCCGGCATCGTCCCAGCAGGATGACGCAGCGCAGCACCAGGTGGAGCAGACacacgaagaagaggaggctgcAGACATATGTCCCTCGTATTCATTTGAAGACGTGGACTGTGACGCAACCGTGACGTCAGCGGCCACTTCCGGTCTCCCCCCTACGACAGCACCCCATTTAGGTCAGTTAACAGCTCTTAAAGTAGAGACTGAGACGGGGCTGCCGATATCTGACCATGTCGGCCCCTTCAGCTCGGGTTCACTGTCTGGACACGAGCACCACATGAAAGCAGAGCCTCAGTCGGAGGACGACGCGGTCACGCGCACCGCTCATTACTTCTATGACGACATTGGCGCCGCGTCCTCGCGCGCACTGAACCGAGCAGCTCCCGCGGCTCGTTCTGGACTCTACAGCGAGTCCGGCCTCGTCTTCCGGCTGTCCGAGGAGCCGCTgacccaaaagcacaacaacaacaacaacgcacaCTGCGTCGGAGCGGAACAACCGAACGGCGCTAATCACGCGAAAGAAGGCGCGTCCCCCGGCTCACGCGCGTTCCCGAGAAACGTGAGAAAACACTACTGCTGCTCGCTCTGCGGTCGCACCTTCAGACACGCGGGCGACTACAAGAAGCACAGCCGGGTGCACACCGGGGAGAAGCCGTACTGCTGCTCGGTGTGCGGCAAGCGCTTCAGCCAGTCGGGCTACCTGACGGTGCACCTGCGCTACCACACCGGGGAGAAGCCGTTCGGCTGCAGCCACTGCGGGAAAAGCTTCAGTCACTCGAGTAACATGAAGAAACACCAGCAGACTCACCTGTGA